In one window of Streptomyces griseus subsp. griseus DNA:
- the paaK gene encoding phenylacetate--CoA ligase PaaK: MTAMLDAAEQLSRVELEALQLERLRATLRHAYENVPFYRAAFDGAGLRPEDCRTLADLSRFPFTAKADLRDNYPFGMFAVPEHDIRRIHASSGTTGRPTVVGYTERDLDTWADVVARSIRAAGGRPGHKVHVAYGYGLFTGGLGAHYGAERLGCTVVPASGGMTSRQVRLIQDFRPEIIMITPSYMLTLLDEFERQGVDPRTTSLKVGIFGAEPWTEAMRREIEDRFAIDAVDIYGLSEVMGPGVAQECVETKDGLHIWEDHFFPEVVDPFTGEVLPDGEEGELVFTSLTKEAMPVIRYRTRDLTRLLPGTARNFRRMEKVTGRSDDMVILRGVNLFPTQIEEIVLRTPAVAPHFQLLLTRQGRLDALTVRAEARVDATAADRERAALAIAAAVKDGVGVSVGVEIVDPESLERSVGKIRRIVDLRESGAG, translated from the coding sequence ATGACAGCCATGCTGGACGCGGCGGAGCAGCTGAGCCGCGTGGAGCTGGAGGCCCTCCAGCTGGAACGGCTCCGCGCCACTCTCCGCCACGCGTACGAGAACGTGCCGTTCTACCGGGCGGCGTTCGACGGGGCCGGGCTGCGCCCCGAGGACTGCCGTACGCTCGCCGACCTCTCCCGCTTCCCCTTCACCGCCAAGGCCGACCTGCGCGACAACTACCCCTTCGGGATGTTCGCCGTGCCGGAGCACGACATCCGGCGCATCCATGCCTCCAGCGGTACGACCGGGCGCCCGACCGTGGTCGGCTACACCGAACGGGATCTGGACACCTGGGCGGACGTGGTCGCCCGGTCGATCCGTGCGGCGGGCGGCAGGCCCGGCCACAAGGTCCACGTGGCTTACGGGTACGGGCTGTTCACCGGCGGCCTCGGGGCGCACTACGGGGCCGAGCGGCTCGGCTGCACGGTGGTCCCGGCCTCCGGCGGGATGACCTCGCGCCAGGTGCGGCTGATCCAGGACTTCCGGCCCGAGATCATCATGATCACGCCCTCCTACATGCTGACGCTGCTGGACGAGTTCGAGCGGCAGGGCGTCGACCCGCGTACGACCTCCCTCAAGGTGGGCATCTTCGGCGCGGAGCCGTGGACCGAGGCGATGCGCCGGGAGATCGAGGACCGGTTCGCCATCGACGCCGTCGACATCTACGGGCTCTCCGAGGTGATGGGCCCCGGGGTGGCGCAGGAGTGCGTGGAGACGAAGGACGGGCTGCACATCTGGGAGGACCACTTCTTTCCGGAGGTCGTGGACCCGTTCACCGGTGAGGTACTGCCGGACGGGGAGGAGGGCGAGCTGGTCTTCACCTCGCTCACCAAGGAGGCGATGCCGGTGATCCGCTACCGCACCCGGGACCTGACGCGGCTGCTGCCGGGGACGGCCCGGAACTTCCGCCGGATGGAGAAGGTGACCGGGCGCAGCGACGACATGGTGATCCTGCGCGGGGTGAACCTGTTTCCGACGCAGATCGAGGAGATCGTGCTGCGTACGCCTGCCGTCGCCCCGCACTTCCAGCTCCTGCTGACCCGGCAGGGCCGTCTCGATGCGCTGACGGTACGGGCGGAGGCGCGGGTGGACGCGACGGCGGCGGACCGGGAGAGGGCGGCCCTCGCGATCGCGGCGGCGGTGAAGGACGGGGTCGGGGTGTCGGTGGGGGTCGAGATCGTGGACCCGGAGTCGCTGGAGCGCTCGGTGGGCAAGATCCGGCGGATCGTGGACCTGCGGGAGTCCGGCGCGGGGTGA
- a CDS encoding amino acid ABC transporter ATP-binding protein yields the protein MSTEPVLRMEAVRKSFGASLVLRDVDLEVAPHTVTALIGASGSGKSTLLRCANLLEEIDDGAIWLEGEEITDPRTDADAVRRRIGVVFQAYNLFPHLTVLQNITLAPQRVHGLSRADAEARAHELLERLGLGAKAHEYPDRLSGGQQQRTAIVRALAVRPRLLLLDEITAALDPELVGEVLGLVREVKDEGLTMVIATHEMAFAREVADQVCFLDAGVVLERGTPEEVFGAPREERTRRFLRRIVEAGRL from the coding sequence ATGAGCACGGAGCCCGTGCTGCGGATGGAGGCGGTCCGCAAGTCGTTCGGTGCGTCGCTGGTGCTGCGGGACGTGGACCTGGAGGTCGCCCCGCACACCGTGACCGCGCTGATCGGCGCCTCGGGGTCCGGGAAGTCGACCCTGCTGCGCTGCGCCAACCTGCTGGAGGAGATCGACGACGGGGCGATCTGGCTGGAGGGCGAGGAGATCACCGATCCCCGGACCGATGCCGACGCGGTGCGCCGGCGGATCGGCGTGGTCTTCCAGGCGTACAACCTCTTCCCGCACCTCACCGTCCTCCAGAACATCACCCTCGCCCCGCAGCGCGTCCACGGCCTCTCCCGCGCCGATGCCGAAGCGCGGGCACATGAGCTGCTGGAGCGGCTCGGGCTCGGCGCGAAGGCCCACGAATACCCGGACCGGCTCAGCGGCGGTCAGCAGCAACGTACAGCAATCGTCAGGGCGTTGGCGGTACGGCCCCGGCTTCTCCTCCTGGACGAGATCACCGCCGCCCTCGACCCGGAGCTGGTGGGCGAGGTGCTCGGCCTGGTCCGCGAGGTGAAGGACGAGGGGCTGACGATGGTGATCGCCACCCATGAGATGGCCTTCGCCCGCGAGGTCGCCGACCAGGTCTGCTTCCTGGACGCGGGGGTGGTGCTGGAACGCGGCACGCCGGAAGAGGTGTTCGGCGCGCCCCGGGAGGAGCGTACGCGGAGGTTTCTCCGGCGGATCGTGGAGGCAGGACGGTTGTGA
- a CDS encoding acyl-CoA synthetase, producing the protein MEYNLADLFESVVDVVPDREALLYVDHPGTGAERRLTYAGLDAAANRIAHHLIGAGLRPGEHLGLHLYNGIEYLQTVLGALKARLVPVNVNYRYVEEELVYLYRDADLAALVFDGEFDERVAAASAQAPGLRHLVRIGPTAAPTGLEAMPFTEAEASGSPTRGFQPRSADDQFIIYTGGTTGMPKGVMWRQEDLFFSGLGGGAPTGEPVKSPQELAERVAAGGDGITFFPTPPLMHGTSTLTAFIGFNFGQRVVVHRKFVPEEVLRTIEREKVTSVSLVGDAMLRPLIDALNGPLRGTDCSSLFSVSSSGAIMSDSVRAEFQALVPTVMLLNNFGSSESGFNGTATADSGPEHGFRVQVNARTAVVDPATYEPVTPGEVGRIAQRGHVPLGYYNDPAKTADTFFRKGDERWVLLGDMATVDAEGIVTVLGRGSQCINTGGEKVYPEEVEQALKSHPDVYDALVAGVPDERWGSRVAAVLELREGARALDLEAVQAHCRTRLAGYKIPRALVLTDRIQRSPSGKADYRWAKAVAAAGTAG; encoded by the coding sequence GTGGAGTACAACCTTGCCGACCTGTTCGAGTCGGTCGTGGACGTGGTCCCCGACCGCGAGGCGCTCCTGTACGTGGACCATCCCGGCACGGGTGCCGAGCGGCGCCTCACCTACGCCGGGCTCGACGCCGCCGCCAACCGGATCGCCCACCACCTCATCGGTGCGGGCCTCCGCCCGGGCGAACATCTGGGGCTGCACCTCTACAACGGCATCGAGTACCTCCAGACGGTCCTGGGGGCGCTGAAGGCGCGCCTGGTGCCGGTGAACGTCAACTACCGCTACGTGGAGGAGGAGCTGGTCTACCTCTACCGGGACGCGGACCTGGCGGCGCTGGTCTTCGACGGCGAGTTCGACGAGCGGGTGGCAGCGGCGTCCGCGCAGGCTCCCGGCCTGCGCCACCTGGTCCGGATCGGACCCACAGCCGCGCCCACGGGCCTGGAGGCCATGCCCTTCACCGAGGCCGAGGCGTCCGGATCCCCCACACGCGGCTTCCAACCACGATCCGCGGACGACCAGTTCATCATCTACACCGGAGGCACGACCGGGATGCCGAAGGGGGTGATGTGGCGTCAGGAGGACCTGTTCTTCTCCGGTCTGGGCGGGGGCGCGCCGACCGGTGAGCCGGTGAAGAGCCCACAGGAGCTGGCGGAGCGGGTGGCGGCGGGCGGTGACGGCATCACTTTCTTCCCCACTCCCCCGCTGATGCACGGCACCTCCACACTGACCGCCTTCATCGGGTTCAACTTCGGCCAACGGGTGGTCGTGCACCGCAAGTTCGTCCCCGAGGAGGTGCTGCGGACGATCGAGAGGGAGAAGGTCACCAGCGTGTCGCTGGTGGGCGACGCGATGCTCCGTCCGCTGATCGACGCCCTCAACGGTCCGCTGCGCGGGACGGACTGCTCGTCGCTGTTCTCCGTCTCAAGCTCCGGGGCGATCATGTCGGATTCGGTGCGGGCGGAGTTCCAGGCGCTCGTGCCGACCGTGATGCTGCTCAACAACTTCGGCTCGTCCGAGTCCGGCTTCAACGGCACGGCCACCGCGGACTCGGGCCCGGAGCACGGCTTCCGGGTCCAGGTCAACGCCCGTACGGCCGTGGTCGACCCGGCGACGTACGAGCCGGTGACGCCGGGTGAGGTGGGCCGCATCGCCCAGCGCGGCCATGTACCGCTCGGCTATTACAACGACCCGGCCAAGACCGCCGACACCTTCTTCCGCAAGGGTGATGAGCGGTGGGTGCTGCTGGGCGACATGGCGACCGTGGACGCGGAGGGCATCGTCACCGTGCTCGGCCGGGGCTCGCAGTGCATCAACACCGGCGGGGAGAAGGTCTATCCGGAAGAGGTGGAGCAGGCGCTCAAGTCCCACCCGGACGTGTACGACGCGCTCGTCGCGGGCGTGCCGGACGAGCGCTGGGGCAGCCGGGTCGCGGCCGTCCTCGAACTGCGCGAGGGGGCAAGGGCGTTGGACCTCGAAGCGGTACAGGCCCACTGCCGGACCCGGCTCGCCGGGTACAAGATCCCGCGCGCCCTGGTCCTCACCGACCGGATCCAGCGCTCGCCGAGCGGCAAGGCGGACTACCGCTGGGCGAAGGCGGTGGCGGCGGCCGGCACAGCGGGGTGA
- a CDS encoding glycoside hydrolase family 18 chitinase, which produces MSTDARWRRARPTRSTGPNKRSKALAGATALLLPLAAMVGLASPAEAATSATATYAKASDWGSGFEGKWTVKNTGTTTLTSWTVEWDFPSNTKVTSAWDATVTNSANRWTAKNLGWNGTLAPGASASFGFNGSGSGAPSGCKLNGNPCDGGSTNPGDNAPSAPGKPTASDITNTSVKLSWAAATDDKGIKNYDVKRDGATVATVTGTTYTNTGLTAGTDYSYTVVARDTADQTGPASPATAVRTTGGGGGENPGGGKINLGYFTNWGSYTVKDLVASGSAPKITHINYAFGNVQNGKCTIGDAYEDYEKSYTAANSVDGKADVWDQPLRGHFNQLRKLKAQYPHIKVLWSFGGWTWSGGFGQAVQNPTAFAQSCYDLVEDPRWADVFDGIDLDWEYPNACGLTCDSSGAASIKNMMQAMRAKFGPNNLLTAAITADGSNGGKLDAADYGGAAQYIDWYDVMTYDYFGSWAAQGPTAPHSPLTSYPGIPAQGFNSADAIAKLRAKGVPASKLLLGIGFYGRGWTGVTQSAPGGTATGPAAGIEPGNQYYKVLKTTCPATGTVGGTAYAHCGNNWWSYDTPATVGTKMAWAKSQGLGGAFFWEFNGDTANGELVTAISNGLK; this is translated from the coding sequence TTGAGCACCGACGCACGATGGCGCAGAGCCAGACCGACCCGGAGCACCGGCCCGAACAAGCGGTCCAAAGCCCTCGCGGGCGCCACCGCACTGCTCCTCCCGCTGGCCGCCATGGTCGGCCTCGCCAGCCCCGCGGAAGCCGCCACCTCGGCCACCGCCACCTACGCGAAGGCCTCCGACTGGGGCTCCGGCTTCGAGGGCAAGTGGACGGTGAAGAACACCGGCACCACCACGCTGACCTCCTGGACCGTCGAGTGGGACTTCCCCTCGAACACCAAGGTCACCTCCGCCTGGGACGCGACGGTCACCAACTCCGCGAACCGCTGGACGGCGAAGAACCTCGGCTGGAACGGCACCCTGGCCCCCGGCGCGTCCGCCTCCTTCGGCTTCAACGGCTCCGGCTCCGGCGCGCCCTCCGGCTGCAAGCTCAACGGCAACCCGTGTGACGGCGGCTCCACCAACCCCGGTGACAACGCGCCCTCCGCCCCGGGCAAGCCCACCGCGAGCGACATCACCAACACCTCGGTGAAGCTGTCCTGGGCGGCCGCCACGGACGACAAGGGCATCAAGAACTACGACGTCAAGCGCGATGGCGCCACCGTCGCCACGGTCACCGGCACCACCTACACCAACACCGGTCTGACCGCCGGCACGGACTACAGCTACACCGTGGTCGCCCGCGACACCGCCGACCAGACCGGCCCGGCCTCCCCCGCCACGGCGGTCCGCACCACCGGCGGCGGTGGCGGCGAGAACCCCGGCGGCGGCAAGATCAACCTGGGCTACTTCACCAACTGGGGCTCCTACACGGTGAAGGACCTGGTGGCCTCCGGCTCCGCCCCCAAGATCACGCACATCAACTACGCCTTCGGCAACGTGCAGAACGGCAAGTGCACGATCGGCGACGCGTACGAGGACTACGAGAAGTCCTACACGGCCGCCAACTCCGTCGACGGCAAGGCCGACGTCTGGGACCAGCCGCTGCGCGGCCACTTCAACCAGCTGCGCAAGCTGAAGGCGCAGTACCCGCACATCAAGGTCCTCTGGTCCTTCGGCGGCTGGACCTGGTCCGGCGGCTTCGGCCAGGCCGTCCAGAACCCGACCGCGTTCGCCCAGTCCTGCTACGACCTGGTCGAGGACCCGCGCTGGGCCGATGTCTTCGACGGCATCGACCTGGACTGGGAGTACCCCAACGCCTGTGGTCTGACCTGTGACAGCAGCGGCGCGGCGTCGATCAAGAACATGATGCAGGCCATGCGCGCCAAGTTCGGCCCGAACAACCTGCTCACCGCGGCCATCACCGCGGACGGCTCCAACGGCGGCAAGCTGGACGCGGCCGACTACGGCGGCGCCGCGCAGTACATCGACTGGTACGACGTGATGACGTACGACTACTTCGGCAGCTGGGCCGCGCAGGGCCCGACGGCCCCGCACTCCCCGCTGACCTCGTACCCCGGCATCCCCGCCCAGGGATTCAACTCGGCGGACGCGATCGCCAAGCTGAGGGCCAAGGGCGTCCCGGCCTCCAAGCTGCTGCTCGGCATCGGCTTCTACGGCCGCGGCTGGACCGGCGTCACCCAGTCCGCCCCCGGCGGCACCGCCACCGGCCCGGCGGCCGGCATCGAGCCGGGCAACCAGTACTACAAGGTCCTCAAGACCACCTGCCCGGCCACCGGCACCGTCGGCGGCACCGCGTACGCCCACTGCGGCAACAACTGGTGGAGCTACGACACCCCGGCGACCGTCGGCACCAAGATGGCCTGGGCCAAGAGCCAGGGCCTGGGCGGCGCGTTCTTCTGGGAGTTCAACGGTGACACCGCCAACGGCGAACTCGTGACCGCGATCAGCAACGGTCTCAAGTAG
- a CDS encoding amino acid ABC transporter permease encodes MTLHKTLPGEDTYVPSERRIARERHRRARTRRATAIAATSTLVTGVVLFLLITGSPGWDRTQETFFSPHYARVALPQVLEGLWLNLRLLAVCGSAVLAFGLLLAVARTLRGPVFFPIRALATAYTDFFRGLPLIICLLMVVFGVPALRLEGVTNDPVLLGGAALVLTYSAYVAEVFRAGIESVHPSQRAAARSLGLSSGRTLRFVVLPQAVRRVVPPLLNDLVSLQKDTGLVSIAGAVDAVYAAQIIASKDFNYTPYVVAGLVFVALTIPMTRLTDWVTARMDRRRAQGGLV; translated from the coding sequence GTGACCCTGCACAAGACGCTGCCCGGCGAGGACACCTACGTTCCCTCCGAGCGCCGGATCGCCCGCGAGCGCCACCGGCGAGCCCGCACCCGGCGGGCGACCGCGATCGCCGCGACGAGCACGCTGGTGACGGGGGTGGTGCTGTTCCTGCTGATCACGGGCTCGCCCGGCTGGGACCGTACGCAGGAGACCTTCTTCAGCCCGCACTACGCACGCGTCGCTCTGCCGCAGGTCCTGGAGGGGCTCTGGCTGAACCTGCGGCTGCTGGCGGTGTGCGGCAGCGCCGTGCTCGCGTTCGGCCTGCTGCTGGCCGTGGCGCGGACGCTGCGCGGGCCGGTGTTCTTCCCGATCCGGGCGCTGGCCACCGCGTACACGGACTTCTTCCGCGGACTGCCGCTGATCATCTGCCTGTTGATGGTGGTCTTCGGGGTGCCCGCGCTGCGCCTGGAGGGCGTGACCAACGATCCGGTGCTGCTGGGCGGTGCCGCGCTGGTGCTGACGTACTCGGCGTACGTCGCGGAGGTCTTCCGGGCGGGCATCGAGTCCGTGCACCCCTCGCAGCGGGCCGCCGCCCGGTCGCTGGGGCTCAGCAGCGGCCGGACGCTGCGGTTCGTCGTGCTGCCCCAGGCGGTACGCCGGGTGGTGCCGCCGCTCCTCAACGACCTGGTCTCCCTCCAGAAGGACACCGGCCTCGTCTCGATCGCCGGGGCGGTCGACGCCGTGTACGCGGCGCAGATCATCGCCAGCAAGGACTTCAACTACACGCCGTACGTCGTGGCGGGCCTGGTCTTCGTCGCACTGACCATCCCGATGACCCGGCTCACCGACTGGGTGACGGCCCGGATGGACCGGCGACGCGCGCAGGGAGGACTGGTATGA
- a CDS encoding ABC transporter substrate-binding protein, whose protein sequence is MHLATRSLATTVTAVSSAVVLCAALTGCAPQPEEKPKASGASGRNGVTAEACAPGGLATEVEGKLTVGTDKPAYAPWFSDDEPSNGKGFESAVAYAVAKRLGYDRDAVVWQHTPFNSAFAPGAKKFDFDINQVSISESREKAVAFSSGYYDVRQAVVALKSSKAAGAKSVADLKKVKLGAQVGTTSLEFINDLVKPETKPAVYQRNDFAKSALKTGQVDAIVVDLPTAFYITGAEVPEAEVVGQFPNSADQPEQFGLVLDKESTLTSCVSGAVDALRKDGTLAALEKEWLSDAVDAPVLK, encoded by the coding sequence ATGCATCTCGCCACCCGTTCCCTGGCCACCACGGTCACCGCCGTCAGCTCCGCCGTCGTCCTCTGCGCCGCCCTGACCGGCTGCGCCCCGCAACCGGAGGAGAAGCCGAAGGCCTCGGGCGCCTCGGGCCGGAACGGCGTGACGGCCGAGGCGTGCGCGCCGGGCGGGCTGGCCACCGAGGTCGAGGGGAAGCTGACCGTCGGCACGGACAAGCCCGCGTACGCCCCCTGGTTCTCCGACGACGAGCCGTCCAACGGCAAGGGGTTCGAGTCGGCGGTGGCGTACGCCGTGGCGAAGCGGCTCGGCTACGACCGCGATGCGGTGGTCTGGCAGCACACGCCGTTCAACAGCGCGTTCGCGCCCGGCGCCAAGAAGTTCGACTTCGACATCAACCAGGTCTCCATCAGCGAGTCCCGCGAGAAGGCCGTGGCGTTCTCCTCCGGCTACTACGACGTACGCCAGGCGGTCGTCGCGCTGAAGTCATCGAAGGCGGCGGGAGCCAAGAGCGTGGCCGATCTGAAGAAGGTCAAGCTGGGCGCCCAAGTGGGCACCACCAGCCTGGAGTTCATCAACGACCTGGTGAAGCCGGAGACGAAGCCCGCCGTCTACCAGCGCAACGACTTCGCCAAGTCGGCGCTGAAGACCGGCCAGGTGGACGCGATCGTGGTGGACCTGCCGACCGCCTTCTACATCACCGGGGCCGAGGTGCCGGAGGCGGAGGTCGTCGGTCAGTTCCCGAACTCCGCCGACCAGCCTGAGCAGTTCGGCCTGGTCCTCGACAAGGAGTCCACGCTCACCTCCTGCGTCAGCGGTGCGGTGGACGCCCTGCGCAAGGACGGCACGCTCGCCGCCCTGGAGAAGGAGTGGCTCTCCGACGCCGTCGACGCGCCGGTGCTCAAGTGA
- a CDS encoding alpha/beta fold hydrolase, with product MPTFSAYDTTQLAYHLVGEGEPLICLPGGPMRASAYLGDLGGLSAVRQLVLLDLRGTGESAVPEDPSTYRSDRLVADVEALREHLGLDRIDLLAHSAGADLAQLYAARHPERLRTLTLITPSTRAAGIEVTDQDLREAAELRSGEPWYAEARAAQEALLAGGPFAELWPAVRPLTYGRWDDAARAHAAASAGQTNPEARGRYGDGTYDPATTVPALRGLPVPVLVLAGEYDGHPSPDRATELAALFPYGEFTVQRGAGHFPWLDDPGAFSRTVAAFLDPDVLTVHAGGVRLAYRVWGEPSAPPVVLLHGRAGSSLTWTRVAEELAAEHRVYAPDFRGHGLSDWPGRYSFELFRDDLHAFLEARNLAGATVVAHSMGGVAAYLLAQREPGLIGRLVIEDAPPLLPLDPPRPRSERPEGELDFDWPVVADTDAQLNDPDPTSRDRLAEITAPTLIIGGGATSHIDQKQLAGMADTIPDAVFTTIEAGHLVHTTRPDEFLAALRSFGLL from the coding sequence ATGCCGACCTTCTCCGCGTACGACACCACCCAGCTCGCCTACCACCTGGTGGGGGAGGGCGAGCCGCTCATCTGCCTGCCCGGCGGGCCGATGCGGGCGAGCGCCTACCTCGGCGACCTCGGCGGGCTCTCCGCCGTACGGCAGCTGGTCCTGCTGGATCTGCGCGGAACGGGGGAGTCCGCCGTACCCGAGGACCCCTCGACCTACCGTAGCGACCGGCTCGTGGCCGATGTGGAGGCCCTGCGCGAACACCTCGGCCTGGACCGGATCGACCTGCTGGCCCACTCGGCGGGCGCGGATCTGGCCCAGCTGTACGCAGCCCGGCACCCCGAGCGGCTGCGCACCCTGACCCTGATCACCCCCTCCACCCGGGCCGCGGGCATCGAGGTGACCGACCAGGACCTGCGCGAGGCCGCCGAACTGCGCAGTGGCGAACCCTGGTACGCCGAGGCCCGGGCGGCGCAGGAGGCGCTGCTCGCCGGCGGGCCGTTCGCCGAGCTGTGGCCCGCCGTCCGGCCACTCACCTACGGCCGCTGGGACGACGCCGCCCGGGCCCACGCCGCCGCCTCCGCCGGACAGACCAACCCCGAGGCGCGCGGTCGCTACGGCGACGGCACGTACGATCCCGCCACCACCGTCCCCGCCCTGCGCGGGCTGCCCGTCCCCGTGCTCGTCCTCGCCGGGGAGTACGACGGCCACCCGAGCCCGGACCGGGCGACGGAGCTGGCCGCACTCTTCCCGTACGGCGAGTTCACCGTCCAACGGGGCGCGGGGCACTTCCCGTGGCTGGACGATCCGGGCGCCTTCTCCCGTACGGTGGCGGCCTTCCTCGACCCGGACGTCCTCACCGTGCACGCGGGCGGTGTCCGGCTCGCGTACCGGGTCTGGGGCGAGCCGTCGGCACCGCCCGTCGTCCTCCTCCACGGCCGGGCCGGCTCCTCCCTCACCTGGACCCGCGTCGCCGAGGAGCTCGCCGCCGAACACCGCGTGTACGCCCCCGACTTCCGGGGCCACGGGCTCAGTGACTGGCCCGGCCGCTACTCCTTCGAACTCTTCCGCGACGACCTGCACGCCTTCCTGGAGGCCCGCAATCTGGCCGGCGCCACCGTGGTCGCGCACTCCATGGGCGGGGTGGCCGCCTATCTTCTGGCCCAGCGCGAGCCCGGGCTCATCGGGCGGCTGGTCATCGAGGACGCCCCGCCGCTCCTCCCTCTCGACCCGCCCCGGCCGCGGTCCGAACGGCCGGAAGGCGAGCTGGACTTCGACTGGCCCGTGGTCGCGGACACCGACGCCCAGCTGAACGACCCGGACCCGACGAGCCGCGATCGGCTGGCCGAGATCACCGCCCCGACCCTGATCATCGGCGGCGGCGCGACGAGCCACATCGACCAGAAGCAGCTGGCCGGCATGGCGGACACCATCCCCGACGCCGTGTTCACCACCATCGAGGCGGGCCACCTCGTCCACACCACCCGGCCGGATGAGTTCCTCGCGGCGCTCAGGTCGTTCGGCCTGCTGTGA
- a CDS encoding acyl-CoA synthetase, giving the protein MTGVRSSTVDGVLTRSARRTPERTAVRYGERAWTYGALDAAVSTAAAVLTGEHALRPGDRVASYAHNSDVYLIAFLACARAGLVHVPVNQNLTGDDLAYLLDQSGSALVLTDPDLADRIPAGRPVRALREAPGSLLQALATERPFTPERAPGSGDLVQLLYTSGTTALPKGAMMTHGALVHEYVSAITALGLTAGDRPVHSLPLYHSAQMHVFLLPYLAVGAENTILDGPDAGRIFDLVEAGLADSLFAPPTVWIGLSNHPDFATRDLSALRKAYYGASIMPVPVLERLRARLPRLAFHNCFGQSEIGPLATVLGPDEHEGRMESCGRPVLFVEARVVDEEGREVPDGTPGEVVYRSPQLCTGYWDKPEETADAFRDGWFRSGDLAVRDAEGYFTVVDRVKDVINSGGVLVASRQVEDALYTHPAVAETAVIGLPDERWIECVTAVVVLRGEASDTELIDHTRERLAHFKAPKRVVFVDELPRNASGKILKRELRDKLA; this is encoded by the coding sequence ATGACCGGTGTACGCAGCAGCACAGTCGACGGTGTCCTCACCCGCAGCGCCCGCCGCACCCCGGAACGGACCGCCGTGCGGTACGGCGAGCGGGCGTGGACCTACGGGGCACTCGACGCGGCGGTCTCCACCGCGGCCGCCGTCCTGACCGGCGAACACGCGCTGCGCCCCGGCGACCGGGTGGCCTCGTACGCCCACAACTCCGACGTCTATCTGATCGCTTTCCTCGCCTGCGCCCGGGCCGGGCTCGTCCACGTCCCCGTCAACCAGAACCTCACCGGCGACGACCTCGCCTACCTCCTGGACCAGTCCGGCTCCGCCCTCGTCCTCACCGACCCGGACCTCGCCGACCGTATCCCCGCGGGCCGTCCCGTACGCGCGCTGCGCGAGGCACCCGGCTCACTCCTCCAGGCCCTGGCAACCGAGCGGCCCTTCACCCCGGAGCGTGCCCCCGGCTCCGGCGACCTGGTGCAGCTGCTCTACACCTCGGGGACCACCGCCCTCCCCAAGGGCGCGATGATGACGCACGGGGCCCTGGTCCACGAGTACGTCAGCGCGATCACCGCCCTCGGCCTGACGGCGGGGGACCGGCCCGTGCACTCGCTGCCGCTCTACCACTCCGCCCAGATGCATGTGTTCCTGCTGCCGTATCTGGCGGTCGGGGCGGAGAACACCATCCTGGACGGGCCGGACGCGGGCCGGATCTTCGACCTGGTCGAAGCGGGCCTGGCCGACAGCCTGTTCGCCCCGCCCACGGTCTGGATCGGCCTCTCCAACCACCCGGACTTCGCCACCCGCGACCTCTCCGCCCTCCGCAAGGCGTACTACGGGGCGTCGATCATGCCCGTACCCGTCCTGGAACGCCTCCGCGCCCGTCTGCCACGGCTGGCGTTCCACAACTGCTTCGGGCAGAGCGAGATCGGCCCCCTCGCCACCGTCCTCGGCCCCGACGAGCACGAGGGCCGGATGGAGTCCTGCGGACGTCCCGTCCTCTTCGTGGAGGCCCGCGTCGTCGACGAGGAGGGGCGCGAGGTCCCGGACGGCACCCCGGGCGAGGTGGTCTACCGCTCGCCCCAGCTCTGCACCGGCTACTGGGACAAGCCCGAGGAGACGGCGGACGCCTTCCGCGACGGCTGGTTCCGCTCCGGCGACCTCGCGGTCCGCGACGCCGAGGGCTACTTCACCGTCGTCGATCGGGTGAAGGACGTCATCAACTCCGGTGGCGTCCTGGTCGCCTCCCGCCAGGTGGAGGACGCCCTCTACACCCACCCCGCCGTCGCCGAGACGGCGGTCATCGGCCTGCCCGACGAGCGCTGGATCGAGTGCGTCACCGCCGTCGTGGTCCTGCGCGGAGAGGCGAGCGACACCGAACTGATCGACCACACCCGCGAGCGGCTCGCCCACTTCAAGGCGCCCAAGCGGGTCGTCTTCGTGGACGAGCTCCCGCGCAACGCCAGCGGGAAGATCCTCAAGCGGGAGCTGCGGGACAAGCTGGCCTGA